From the Acidobacteriota bacterium genome, the window ATCGATGATCACGCCGGACCCCAACGAGTTCTCCTCGCCGCGGGGAGGCCCGCCTCCGGGGAAGTCCTCCCCGAACAGGTCCCAGAAGGGGCCCGAGAACGGATTCTTCACCCGCTGCTGGGAGGAGATGTACACCACCGAAGGCGCCACCTCCCTCACCACGCGGACGACCTGCGTCTCCCGCTGGGCTCGGGTTCCCTGGGCAGGCACCCAAAGCGTGGACAGGGCAAGGACCGCCGCCGCGACGCTCGCTCTCGCGCTTTGCATTTCGGATTCCCCCGCAGAACCGGGTCCCGCGACCCCGTCAGCCCCTCATTCCCATGAGCCTTTCGATCCGCTTGGGGATCGGCGGGTGCGTGGAGAACAGGCTGAACAGGCCGCCCCCGGTGAACGGCTTGACGATGAACATGTGGGACGTGGCGGGGCTCGCCTGCAGGGGAACCCGCTTGGACCAGGCGTCCAGCTTCTTGAGCGCCTCCGCCAAGCCATACGGGTTTCCGGCGTAGGAGGCCCCGCCCGCATCGGCGGCGTATTCCCGGGATCGGGAGATCGCCATCTGGATGAGCAACGCGGCGATGGGCGCCACCACGGCCGCGACGAGCAGACCGATGGGATTGAAGCCGCCTTCGCGGTCGTCGCTTCGGCCGCCGCCGAAGATGGCGGCCCACCGAGCCATGCTCGCGATAAACATGATCGCCGAGGCGATGGAGGCGGCCACCGTGCCGATGAGGATGTCGCGGTGCTTCACGTGGGCGAGTTCGTGGGCCAGTACGCCCTTGAGTTCCTCCTCCGAAAGGAGGCGGACGATGCCGTCCGTCACCGCCACCGCCGCGTGCTCGGGGTTGCGCCCCGTGGCGAAGGCGTTGGGGCTCTCGTCGGGGATCCGGTACACCCGTGGCTTGGGGATTCCGGCCCGCTGACTGAGCTCGCTCACTACCGCGTGCAGGCGCGGGGCCTCGGCCTCCGTCACTTCTCTGGCCTGGTAGGAGGCCAGGACCATCTTGTCGGAAAACCAGTAGGAGAAGAAATTAATCGCAAGCGAAATGAAGAAGGCGATCATCGCCCCGCGCTGACCCGCCACGGCGCCGCCCACGAGCATGAGGAGCCCGGCCAGCGCCGCAAAGAGCACCATCGTTCTGAACCAATTTCCCATGACCGTCCTCCAAGACCCATCCGGAAGGGCCGAGCCCCCGGATC encodes:
- the htpX gene encoding zinc metalloprotease HtpX, with the translated sequence MGNWFRTMVLFAALAGLLMLVGGAVAGQRGAMIAFFISLAINFFSYWFSDKMVLASYQAREVTEAEAPRLHAVVSELSQRAGIPKPRVYRIPDESPNAFATGRNPEHAAVAVTDGIVRLLSEEELKGVLAHELAHVKHRDILIGTVAASIASAIMFIASMARWAAIFGGGRSDDREGGFNPIGLLVAAVVAPIAALLIQMAISRSREYAADAGGASYAGNPYGLAEALKKLDAWSKRVPLQASPATSHMFIVKPFTGGGLFSLFSTHPPIPKRIERLMGMRG